The genomic interval TATGGTGAAGCTATGTGGTTCTATCAAGAAACAAAGGCTGATTTAAACAGTAAATTAAATCAATATCCATACAGCCCTGAAAAAGCAATTGCACTTTTAGAAGAAAGTGGATGGATATATGATGAAAATGGAAATGAATATAAAGAAGGTATCCGCTATAAAAAACTAGAAGATGGTACATTGATGCCACTTATTATAGAATGGGCTTCTTCTGAACAAAATGATGTATCTGACTTATTGGTTATAAAATTGCAAGAAAATCCTGATGTGGCTGCTGCAGGTATGAAAATCAATCAAACTGTTATGACCTTTGGAGAACTGTTAAATTACTTATATCGTGATGGCTCTAAAGATGCTAAATATGGAGTACCTACTTATCATATGTTTAATTTAGGATCTGGTTTTACACCAAGATATGACCGATCCACAGATTATACAACAGATCCAGATCTACTTAAACAAGGATTAAACAGCAACCATATTATAGACAAAGATCTAGAAAAATATGCCAAAGAAATGGTCCTAACAGATCCTGAAGATAAAGATGGATTTAAAACAAAATTTGTAGACTTTATTGTTAGATGGAATGAATTGTTGCCAGATATACCACTATATTCAAATATATATCATGACTTCTATACTGATAAACTTAAAAATTACAATATGAACTCCCTTATCAAAATACCTGACGCAATTCTTTACTCATATGTAGCAGAATAGTCACTCTTTAAAATAATGACTGATGGAAATAGGGTATGAAAATACCCTATTTCTACATAATTACAAGCACTTCATTGTACTAAATTCTATATTTTTAACAGTTAAAACAATAGTAGATTAAAAATTTAGGATAAGGAGGTAATAAAATGGTTAAATACATTTGTAAAAGAATTTTATATATGATATTTGTGTTTTTTGTCATGTCTCTTGTTCTATTTTTCTTATACAATTTAATTCCTGGCGATCCAGCAAGAGCTCAACTAGAACCCATAAAAGATACTTTGACACCAGAAGAATACCAATTTAGATATGCGCAAGCAAGAAAACAACTTGGTCTAGATGACCCTACTATCATAAGATATGGAAAATGGATGAAGGGTGTTTTGAAAGGGGACTTTGGTATGTCCTCTGTTTATAAGCAACCAGTTAAAGGTGTAGTGACAGTACCTCTAAGAAATACTGTATTTATAAATATATTTGTTATAGCTTTAGTCCTTCTCATAACCATACCTTTGGGAATTCGTACTGCTGTAAGGAAACATTCTGGATTTGATAAAACTATACAGGTTTTAACTGTAGTTGGCTATAGTATCCCTATATTCATTATAGCATTGTTGTTTATTTTCATTTTTGCAGTAAAACTACAATGGTTTCCAGTCAGCGGAATGACTACACCTAATTTTAAAGGAACAGAATTTGAACATTTTCTAGATACTATGTATCACTTGGCATTACCTATAATCATACTCGTTGTAACTTCTTTAGCTGGAGTCACCAGATATGTAAGAGCAGCAATGATAGATGCCTTAAGTATGGATTATATAAAAACAGCTAGAGCAAAAGGCTTGAAAGAAAAAGTAGTTATTTATTCTCATGCATGGAAGAATGCACTTCTTCCTGTTATAACCTTAATCATTGCATGGATTATGAGTGTATTTTCGGGTTCATTAGTTATTGAAAGAATGTTCAATTTACATGGTATGGGAAATTTTTATATCAATGCATTAAACAATCAAGACTACAATGTGGCACTGGCAATACAATTGTTCTATATTATAATAGCTCTTTTAAGCAATTTAGTCACTGATATAAGTTATGGATTTGTAGATCCCCGTGTCAGAATAGATCAATAACAGGAGGAGATAATTTTTATGGATGCAAAACAAATTAGTAATAAAAAGAAAAATAAGAAGAAAAAATCTTTTTCTCATCTTCTGTTTATGAATCTCTTTGGAGGAAAAGAGAAGATGACAATGCTTGAAGAGGAAGACATACAAAGTCCTTGGCAAACTGTTCGTTCTACATTTAGAGACGATAAAGTTGCTATGACGGCTTTAATTACCTTTTTAGTGATACTTGCCATAGTTTTAATCGGGCCATTAGCAATACCTATTGATTTGTCCTTTTCCGAAACTACTCAGCAAAATATAGCTCCTGGACTTGACCTTATGAAACTTCCACAAGATTTAGATGGAAAAGTTGAACAAATTGCTATTGGGCCTACATTTAGTATAGGTGTATCTACGGATGGAAAAGTATATACTTGGGGAAAAACAAAAATAAACAAAAATACCGATTTAAAAGATATTCCTGCAAATATGGGAAAAGTCGTAAAAGTCGCTGCTGGATTTGATCATGCACTAGCTTTAAATGAAGATGGAGAAATATTTGCATGGGGGAACAATCGTCAAAAACAAGCTTCTATTCCCGTTGAATTGATTCGCGGCAAAAAAGTTGTAGATATTGTTGCTGGATATCAAAATTCAGCTATTCTCACTGATGACGGCTGCTTATATTATGTAGGCAATTCCACAAATAATGATTTCAACGAATTTCATCCTTATCAAGGCCAATTGAAAAAAGTAGTAGCCACTTCTGATACATTGATGGGGCTGACCTCTGATGGACAAGTAGTGCATCTTGGAACTCAGATAAACTCTTATACAAACATACCCCAAAATATGGGAAATATAGTAGATATAGCTACTACTGCTTCTACTGTAGCTACTATAAATGATGAAGGAAAGGTATTTGTCTGGGGAAATCTTAGTTCAAAGGGTGAAGGTAAAATACCAGATGTAAAAGATAAAATAGTATCACTACAAGGAGGAAGATATCACTATACTGCAGTGACTGAAACTGGTGAAGTTGTCTCTTGGGGTTCAAATTATTACAAACAATCAACAATTCCAAAAGAAGTCTCTGAATCAAAAATATCCAAAGTTTATACTGGCTTTTATCAAAATTATGCAATCACTACAGAAGGTAAAGTTTTGACTTGGGGACTAAATGGATATCCCTTTGGAAGTGATGAATTAGGTAGAGATATCTTCACAAGACTATTAAATGGTGGACGTATGTCTATAACAATAGGTGCTGTTGCTGTAATCATTTCTACAATCATTGGTGTAATTGTAGGTGGCATATCTGGTTTCTCTGGAGGAAAAGTAGATATGGTTCTACAAAGAATATCAGAGATGGTAGCTTCTTTGCCATTTTTACCTTTTGCGATGATTTTGTCAGCTTTAATTGGAAACTCCATGACATCAAGACAGAGAGTTGTGCTGATTATGATTATTTTAGGGCTACTATCATGGCCCGGACTTCAAAGATTGGTTCGTGCACAAGTTCTTTCGGTTCGTGAACAAGAATATGTAGTTGCCGCTAAATCTATTGGTGTTAAACGAAGACATATTATATTTAAGCACATTTTGCCAAATGTAATATCAGTAATTATTGTTTCGGCTACATTGTCTTTTGCAAGTAGTATGTTGACTGAAGCTACATTGTCTTATTTAGGATTTGGTGTGCAAGCTCCTCTACCAACTTGGGGCAATATGTTATATGGAGCAAATAATAGTATAGTTATCCAAAATTATTGGTGGAGATGGGTTTTTGCTTCTATTGTATTGAGTATAAGTGTGGTTTCTATTAACTCAATAGGTGATGGCTTACGAGATGCAATTGATCCAA from Sporanaerobacter acetigenes DSM 13106 carries:
- a CDS encoding ABC transporter permease, coding for MVKYICKRILYMIFVFFVMSLVLFFLYNLIPGDPARAQLEPIKDTLTPEEYQFRYAQARKQLGLDDPTIIRYGKWMKGVLKGDFGMSSVYKQPVKGVVTVPLRNTVFINIFVIALVLLITIPLGIRTAVRKHSGFDKTIQVLTVVGYSIPIFIIALLFIFIFAVKLQWFPVSGMTTPNFKGTEFEHFLDTMYHLALPIIILVVTSLAGVTRYVRAAMIDALSMDYIKTARAKGLKEKVVIYSHAWKNALLPVITLIIAWIMSVFSGSLVIERMFNLHGMGNFYINALNNQDYNVALAIQLFYIIIALLSNLVTDISYGFVDPRVRIDQ
- a CDS encoding ABC transporter permease subunit, whose translation is MDAKQISNKKKNKKKKSFSHLLFMNLFGGKEKMTMLEEEDIQSPWQTVRSTFRDDKVAMTALITFLVILAIVLIGPLAIPIDLSFSETTQQNIAPGLDLMKLPQDLDGKVEQIAIGPTFSIGVSTDGKVYTWGKTKINKNTDLKDIPANMGKVVKVAAGFDHALALNEDGEIFAWGNNRQKQASIPVELIRGKKVVDIVAGYQNSAILTDDGCLYYVGNSTNNDFNEFHPYQGQLKKVVATSDTLMGLTSDGQVVHLGTQINSYTNIPQNMGNIVDIATTASTVATINDEGKVFVWGNLSSKGEGKIPDVKDKIVSLQGGRYHYTAVTETGEVVSWGSNYYKQSTIPKEVSESKISKVYTGFYQNYAITTEGKVLTWGLNGYPFGSDELGRDIFTRLLNGGRMSITIGAVAVIISTIIGVIVGGISGFSGGKVDMVLQRISEMVASLPFLPFAMILSALIGNSMTSRQRVVLIMIILGLLSWPGLQRLVRAQVLSVREQEYVVAAKSIGVKRRHIIFKHILPNVISVIIVSATLSFASSMLTEATLSYLGFGVQAPLPTWGNMLYGANNSIVIQNYWWRWVFASIVLSISVVSINSIGDGLRDAIDPKSQER